The following are encoded together in the Platichthys flesus chromosome 9, fPlaFle2.1, whole genome shotgun sequence genome:
- the LOC133960717 gene encoding tripartite motif-containing protein 16-like, whose protein sequence is MAQQEIQLDRERFCCSICLELLKDPVTTVCGHSYCLSCINNHWDNGDESGSYSCPQCRQTFTPRPVLGKNTMLADLVEELKKTGVQAVPPDHCYAGPEDVVCDFCPGKKLKALKSCLDCLASYCEKHLRPHFQLAPFKKHTLVEPSEKLQENICSSHDEVMKMFCRTDQQCICYLCSVDEHKDHDTVSAAAERTERQRELGRRRQNIQQGLQDRERDLKLLQQEEGAINSSAAKAVNDNEKIFTELIRLLEKRSSDVNQQIRSQQETEVSRVRELQERLEQEITELKGKDHELKQLSDTEDHNQILHNYPSLSLSESTHSSSIRIRPLRYFEDVTACVSQVRGLLQDILSETETEILQIVSQVDVLLPQPEPETRADFLKYSKEITLDPNTAHERLLLSEGNRKVTYVTEEQPYSYHPDRFTDWYQVLSRESLTGRCYWEVEMGGRAVGVAVSYKDISRAGSSGELRFGFNDKSRVLLFSCHANVCKFHYNSIKTSVSGPLSSTVGVYLDHRAGVLSFYSVSDTMTLLHRVQTTFTQPLYAGVRVCYPGDTAELCELT, encoded by the coding sequence ATGGCGCAGCAAGAAATTCAACTGGACAGAGAAAGATTCTGCTGTTCGATCTGTCTGGAACTACTGAAGGATCCGGTGACTACTGTGtgtggacacagctactgtCTGAGCTGTATTAACAACCACTGGGACAATGGGGATGAGAGTGGAAGCTACAGCTGccctcagtgtagacagaccttcacaccgaggcctgtcctggggaaaaacaccatgttagctgatttagtggaggagctgaagaagactggagTCCAAGCTGTTCCTCctgatcactgctatgctggacctgaagatgtggtctgtgatttctgccctgggaaaaaactgaaagctctcaagtcctgtttggattgtttggcctcttattgtgaaaaacacctccGGCCTCATTTTCAGTTAGCTCCTTTTAAGAAGCACACGCTGGTGGAACCCTctgagaagctccaggagaacatctgctctaGTCACgatgaggtgatgaagatgttctgccgcactgatcagcagtgtatctgttatctctgctctgtggatgaacataaagaccacgacacggtgtcagctgcagcagaaaggactgagaggcagagagagctcgggcGGAGGAGACAAAATATCCAGCAGGGACtccaggacagagagagagacttgaagCTGCTGCAACAGGAAGAGGGGGCCATCAATAGCTCTGCTGCGAAAGCAGTGAACGACAATGAGAAGATCTTCACTGAGctgatccgtctgctggagaaaagaagctctgatgtgaatcagcagatcagatcccagcaggaaactgaagtgagtcgagtcagagagcttcaggagagactggagcaggagatcactgagctgaaggggaaagaccatgaactgaagcagctctcagacacagaggatcacaaccagattctacacaactacccctcactgtcactcagtgaatctacacactcatccagcatcaggatccgtcctctgaggTACTTTGAGGACGTGACAGCCTGtgtgtcacaggtcagaggtctactacaggacattctgagtgagacagagacagagattttacagattgtgtctcaagtggatgttttactgccacaaccagagccagagaccagagctgacttcttaaaatattcaaaggaaatcacactggatccaaacacagcacaCGAACgtctgttattatctgagggaaacagaaaagtaactTATGTGACTGAAGAACAGCCTTATTCTTatcacccagacagattcactgATTGGTAtcaggtcctgagtagagagagtctgactggacgttgttactgggaggtggagatgGGGGGGAGAGCAGTTGGTGTAGCAGTATCATACAAGGatatcagcagagcaggaagctCAGGTGAATTAAGATTTGGATTCAATGATAAATCTagggtgttgttgttttcttgtcaTGCAAACGTGTGTAAATTTCATTACAACAGCATTAAGACTTCAGTCTCaggtcctctctcctccacagtaggagtgtacctggatcacagggcaggtgttctgtccttttacagcgtctctgacaccatgactctcctccacagagtccagaccacattcactcagcctctctatgctggagttAGGGTTTGTTATCCTGGAGACACAGCTGAGTTGTGTGAACTCACTTAG